From the genome of Candidatus Dormiibacterota bacterium, one region includes:
- a CDS encoding acetyl-CoA C-acetyltransferase produces the protein MSGVIEIVIAGAVRTPLGKFGGSLSSLTAPELGAVAARAAIDRAALTPSDIEETIMGNARPAGVGPNPARQIARRAGVPDTSPAYTVNMACGSSLRAIVSACQSIAAGDRQVVLAGGAESMSRVPYLLEGARFGYKIGHQRVTDAMYRDGFLCPLCDQIMGETAETLAEHYRITRAEQDAFAAESQQRCERARKEGRFADEIVPVVIAGAKGEIVVSADEHPRDGVTAESLSTLPAVFKKNGTVHAASSSGLVDGASAMIVLSAAAATRLGVHPLVRVVASSSAGVDPAMMGIGPVPAVRELLSRTGLTINDLDLIEINEAFASQVLACQRDLGFDLARTNVNGGAIALGHPIGATGARITTSLIHEMRRRKARRGLATLCISGGLGIALLLEPVES, from the coding sequence ATGAGCGGCGTAATTGAGATCGTCATCGCGGGCGCCGTCCGGACCCCTCTGGGGAAATTCGGCGGCTCCCTGTCGTCACTCACCGCTCCCGAGCTGGGTGCGGTGGCGGCCCGTGCGGCCATCGACCGTGCCGCCCTGACGCCCTCGGACATCGAGGAGACCATCATGGGGAACGCCCGGCCGGCCGGGGTGGGCCCCAATCCCGCCCGCCAGATTGCGCGCCGTGCGGGTGTCCCCGACACGTCCCCGGCCTACACCGTGAACATGGCCTGCGGGTCCTCGCTGCGTGCCATCGTCAGCGCCTGCCAGTCGATCGCCGCCGGCGATCGCCAGGTGGTGCTGGCGGGCGGGGCCGAATCGATGAGCCGCGTTCCCTACCTGCTGGAGGGCGCGCGCTTCGGCTACAAGATCGGACACCAGCGCGTTACCGACGCGATGTACCGGGATGGTTTCCTGTGCCCGCTCTGCGACCAGATCATGGGCGAGACCGCCGAGACCCTGGCCGAGCACTACCGGATCACGCGCGCCGAGCAGGACGCCTTCGCGGCGGAGTCGCAACAGCGCTGCGAGCGTGCCCGCAAGGAGGGCCGTTTCGCCGACGAGATCGTGCCTGTAGTGATCGCCGGGGCGAAGGGCGAAATCGTGGTCTCGGCGGACGAGCATCCTCGAGACGGAGTGACGGCGGAATCCCTCTCGACCCTGCCGGCCGTGTTCAAGAAGAACGGCACGGTCCATGCCGCATCGTCCTCCGGTCTGGTCGACGGCGCCTCCGCCATGATCGTTCTGTCTGCAGCCGCTGCGACCCGCCTGGGTGTGCACCCCCTGGTCCGCGTCGTGGCTTCCAGCTCGGCGGGGGTCGATCCGGCGATGATGGGGATCGGCCCCGTCCCCGCGGTTCGTGAGCTCTTGAGCCGGACCGGGCTCACGATCAACGATCTGGATCTCATCGAGATCAACGAGGCCTTCGCCTCCCAGGTGCTGGCCTGCCAGCGCGATCTCGGGTTCGATCTGGCGCGCACCAACGTGAACGGCGGTGCCATCGCCCTGGGCCACCCCATCGGCGCGACCGGAGCGCGCATCACCACGAGCCTGATCCACGAGATGCGACGGCGCAAGGCGCGGCGCGGTCTGGCCACGCTCTGCATCAGCGGCGGGCTCGGGATCGCCCTGTTGCTCGAGCCGGTCGAGTCCTGA
- a CDS encoding glycosyltransferase family 4 protein, whose translation MTSKAEGRPRLCFVGPLAGSRHGYVVTQGVWLSRHFRDAGYDVTAVSASPNRYARLLDITWTLLRRRRRIDILFLHVYGGASFVVEDVASLIALRSRHRIVMMLHGGAMPEFMASFPRWTRRVLRRADAIVAPSPFLARALEPYGLRCGVIPNVLNIRLYPFRLRSVLGPRLFWMRSFHPVYNPLMAVDVLERLRTTHPDATLVMGGQDKGMQADVERHARDRGLGDAVRLPGFLDMERKLREGSASDIFINTSHVDNMPVAVLEAGALGLPVVSTTVGGIADLLKDGETALLTPDGDVEAMVEAIRRLLRDPDLAGRLSAAGRRLAERSSWDQVRSQWESLFASLLIDADARGSGGGHGPHGTPGPAPR comes from the coding sequence GTGACCTCGAAGGCGGAAGGACGCCCCCGCCTCTGCTTCGTCGGCCCGCTCGCCGGGAGCCGCCACGGATACGTCGTCACCCAGGGTGTGTGGCTGTCACGGCATTTCCGCGACGCCGGCTACGACGTGACCGCCGTGTCCGCCTCCCCCAACCGCTATGCGCGTCTGCTGGACATCACCTGGACGCTTCTCAGGCGGCGTCGACGGATCGACATCCTGTTCCTGCATGTCTACGGGGGGGCCAGTTTTGTCGTCGAGGACGTGGCCAGCCTGATCGCGCTCCGCTCCCGCCACCGGATCGTCATGATGCTGCACGGCGGAGCCATGCCTGAGTTCATGGCGTCCTTCCCGCGCTGGACGCGACGCGTCCTGAGGAGGGCGGATGCAATCGTCGCCCCCTCCCCGTTTCTCGCACGGGCCCTCGAGCCCTACGGCCTTCGTTGCGGAGTCATTCCGAACGTGCTCAACATCAGGCTCTACCCGTTCCGCCTTCGGAGCGTGCTCGGGCCCCGTCTCTTCTGGATGCGCTCGTTTCATCCCGTGTACAACCCGCTCATGGCGGTGGACGTGCTCGAACGTCTTCGAACGACCCATCCCGATGCGACTCTGGTGATGGGGGGCCAGGACAAGGGGATGCAGGCTGACGTGGAACGCCACGCACGGGATCGTGGTCTCGGCGACGCGGTACGTCTCCCCGGCTTCCTCGACATGGAGCGCAAACTGCGCGAGGGATCCGCCTCCGACATCTTCATCAACACGAGCCACGTCGACAACATGCCCGTCGCGGTCCTCGAGGCGGGCGCGCTGGGGCTCCCGGTGGTCAGCACGACCGTCGGAGGTATCGCGGACCTGCTGAAGGATGGGGAGACCGCGCTGCTGACTCCCGACGGCGACGTCGAGGCGATGGTCGAGGCGATTCGACGCCTCCTGCGCGATCCCGATCTGGCCGGTCGCCTGTCCGCAGCGGGCCGGCGCCTCGCCGAGCGCTCCAGCTGGGATCAGGTGCGCTCTCAGTGGGAGTCCCTGTTCGCGTCGCTGCTGATCGACGCGGACGCACGGGGGAGCGGGGGCGGCCACGGGCCGCATGGGACGCCGGGGCCGGCTCCGCGCTGA
- a CDS encoding class I SAM-dependent methyltransferase encodes MDYEHLERYYDLGQSYWWLVGKYRIVTDVVRRNFPPKVAGRAPRILDLGCGPGNLLDYLAPHGDTFGTDYSQDALRFCAGRGFRRMFRADFQSLPLREESFDLITCIDVLEHLIDDRRAIRELVRVLRPGGVLVVSVPAFMFLWGDHDTMYGHHRRYTTGQLRERLEAAGLRVRKLSYFQPLFMLPLLLYRNLKKFIGSREGSLETRDDFVKLPGPVNAALSHLLAAERFPLRFLSFPFGVTVLAVGSKS; translated from the coding sequence ATGGATTACGAGCATCTGGAGCGCTACTACGATCTCGGACAGTCCTACTGGTGGCTGGTCGGCAAGTACCGGATCGTGACCGACGTCGTCCGGCGCAATTTCCCGCCGAAGGTCGCCGGCCGCGCACCGCGGATTCTCGACCTGGGCTGCGGGCCTGGGAACCTGCTCGATTATCTTGCGCCCCACGGCGATACCTTCGGCACCGACTACTCGCAGGACGCCCTGCGATTCTGCGCGGGGCGGGGCTTCAGACGCATGTTCCGCGCGGACTTCCAATCGCTGCCCTTGCGCGAGGAGAGCTTCGACCTCATTACGTGCATCGACGTCCTGGAGCATCTCATCGACGATCGACGGGCCATCCGCGAGCTGGTGCGTGTCCTGCGGCCCGGCGGGGTGCTGGTCGTGAGCGTCCCGGCCTTCATGTTCCTGTGGGGAGATCACGACACGATGTACGGCCATCATCGCCGCTACACGACCGGACAGCTCCGCGAGCGTCTCGAAGCCGCCGGCCTCAGGGTGCGCAAGCTCAGCTATTTCCAGCCGCTCTTCATGCTGCCGCTGCTGCTCTACCGCAACCTCAAGAAATTCATCGGAAGCCGGGAGGGGAGCCTCGAGACGCGCGACGATTTCGTGAAGCTTCCCGGGCCGGTCAACGCGGCGCTCAGCCACCTGCTGGCGGCCGAGCGTTTTCCGCTGCGTTTCCTAAGCTTCCCTTTCGGCGTGACCGTGCTGGCCGTGGGATCGAAGTCCTGA
- the asnB gene encoding asparagine synthase (glutamine-hydrolyzing), with translation MCGIFGVVGEPVPAAIDRACDAMRHRGPDDRGAYLDEGAGLGMTRLAILDLSQAGHQPMGTDDGSLWIVHNGEVYNFGEERRRLEAKGLRFRSHTDTEVILRLYEELGPACVDRLRGMFAFAVWDARDRRLFAARDRLGIKPLYFVWNGRRLVFASELKALLASGLVENRLSMEGLAMYLTFGYIPSPHTLIEGVQALQPGHHLTLEKDRLTVRRYWDLPTGSDRPASPLAGEREAAAQLRALLTESIRLRLISDVPIGAFLSGGIDSGAVVALMAEARSGPVRTFSVGFDEAGKDLDETDEAALLAKHLGTDHTRRIVTGRDAAAIVDRLGRALDQPSIDGINSYVVSQVARTSVTVALMGVGGDELFAGYPHFWRLHWEYRNGGWPHRVQREIKAALAATGNLIEPWFRGTTLDRYVDWARVQHGFVTRYGLSRTLFPPAQQRALCTPGLAASAPIGRLASDYLGSLDDPCAHDLIARVSRLDLRGYMAQCLLRDMDAMSMAHSLEVRVPLLDHRLVEFAYALPGSYKYQPTDTAPPGGEREASYRQIGAKRILIESVRDLLPAGYEDRPKSGFHLPMASWMKGALRPAVEDLLAKASVQRRGLFRPEAVAGLVEGFLRGAVPWHQVWALAALELWQRQVLDAGAAALATDQRVTA, from the coding sequence ATGTGCGGCATTTTCGGAGTCGTGGGTGAGCCGGTGCCCGCCGCGATCGATCGGGCCTGCGACGCCATGCGCCACCGCGGTCCCGACGATCGGGGCGCTTACCTCGACGAAGGCGCCGGGCTGGGAATGACGCGCCTCGCGATCCTCGACTTGTCCCAAGCCGGCCACCAGCCGATGGGCACCGATGACGGCTCTCTGTGGATCGTCCACAACGGCGAGGTCTACAACTTCGGGGAGGAGCGCCGTCGACTTGAGGCGAAAGGACTTCGTTTCCGATCGCACACGGACACCGAGGTGATCCTGCGCCTGTACGAGGAGTTGGGCCCCGCGTGCGTCGATCGCCTCCGCGGGATGTTCGCGTTCGCCGTCTGGGATGCCCGGGATCGGCGCCTGTTTGCGGCACGGGACCGCCTGGGCATCAAGCCCCTCTACTTCGTGTGGAACGGCCGCAGGCTGGTCTTCGCTTCCGAGTTGAAGGCCCTCCTGGCCAGTGGCCTTGTGGAGAATCGCCTCTCAATGGAGGGGCTGGCGATGTACTTGACCTTCGGCTACATCCCCTCACCCCATACGCTGATCGAAGGCGTGCAGGCGTTGCAGCCCGGGCATCACCTGACCCTGGAGAAGGATCGCCTGACGGTGAGACGCTATTGGGATCTGCCGACGGGCAGCGACCGGCCGGCCTCTCCCCTCGCAGGAGAGCGGGAGGCGGCCGCGCAGCTCCGCGCCCTCCTGACAGAGAGCATCCGCCTGCGGCTGATCAGCGACGTGCCGATCGGTGCCTTCCTGAGCGGCGGGATCGACTCGGGGGCCGTCGTGGCTCTGATGGCCGAGGCCCGCTCAGGGCCGGTCAGGACTTTCTCCGTCGGCTTCGATGAGGCCGGAAAAGACTTGGACGAGACCGACGAAGCGGCCCTTCTGGCCAAGCATCTGGGAACGGACCACACGCGCCGCATCGTGACCGGCCGCGACGCGGCGGCAATCGTCGATCGCCTCGGCCGGGCCCTCGACCAACCCTCTATCGATGGGATCAACAGCTATGTCGTCTCGCAGGTGGCACGCACAAGCGTGACCGTGGCGCTGATGGGAGTCGGTGGGGACGAGCTATTCGCCGGCTACCCACACTTCTGGCGGCTCCACTGGGAGTACCGGAACGGGGGATGGCCCCACAGGGTCCAACGGGAGATCAAGGCGGCTCTTGCGGCGACAGGTAACCTGATCGAGCCCTGGTTCCGGGGAACGACTCTGGATCGGTATGTGGACTGGGCCCGCGTGCAGCACGGTTTCGTCACGCGCTACGGTCTGTCACGCACCCTGTTCCCGCCGGCGCAACAGCGCGCACTCTGCACCCCTGGATTGGCGGCATCGGCCCCGATCGGACGGCTTGCCTCCGACTACCTGGGCTCCCTCGACGACCCATGCGCCCATGACCTGATCGCGCGTGTCAGCCGGCTCGACCTCAGGGGCTACATGGCGCAGTGTCTGCTGAGGGACATGGACGCAATGAGCATGGCACACTCGCTCGAGGTGAGAGTGCCCCTGCTCGACCATCGACTCGTCGAGTTCGCTTACGCCCTGCCGGGCTCCTACAAGTATCAACCCACGGATACCGCCCCACCCGGTGGTGAACGGGAGGCCAGCTATCGCCAGATCGGCGCGAAGCGGATCCTCATAGAATCCGTGCGCGATCTTCTGCCGGCCGGTTACGAAGACCGGCCCAAGAGCGGATTTCACCTGCCCATGGCCTCGTGGATGAAAGGCGCTCTCCGGCCCGCCGTGGAGGACCTGCTCGCCAAGGCGTCGGTGCAGCGGCGGGGGCTGTTCCGACCCGAGGCCGTTGCCGGACTTGTAGAAGGATTCCTTCGCGGTGCCGTTCCCTGGCACCAGGTCTGGGCGCTCGCGGCACTGGAGCTGTGGCAGCGCCAGGTCCTCGACGCGGGCGCCGCCGCCCTGGCAACTGATCAGCGAGTCACCGCGTGA
- a CDS encoding acyl-CoA dehydrogenase family protein: MKRPYQPLDFLALDDLLSDDERLVRDTVRAFVGDRVLPIIESHFRAGTFPAHLVPEMAALGLLGSNLHGFGCAGLNNVAYGLIMQELERGDSGLRSFVSVQGALCMYPILTFGSDEQKERWLPAMARGQAIGCFGLTESDAGSDPAGMRTRAARKGDRYVLNGAKAWITNGSIADVAIVWAKCDDGAIRGFLVERGTSGFSTRDHGGKFSLRASVTSELVLQDCAIPAACLLPGTNGLKSALQCLNQARYGIAWGGIGSAQAVFEEALTHAKERVVFGKPIAAFQIQQERLVWMASEITKAQLLALRLGRLKDEAKVTPTQISLGKRNNIWVARECARLAREILGASGITDEYQAGRHLCNIESVYTYEGTHDIHTLILGEALTGHSAFT; this comes from the coding sequence ATGAAGCGCCCCTACCAACCGCTCGACTTCCTCGCGCTGGACGACCTGCTCAGCGACGACGAGCGTCTCGTGCGCGACACGGTGCGCGCCTTCGTCGGCGACCGGGTCCTGCCGATCATCGAGTCCCATTTCCGCGCCGGGACGTTCCCGGCCCACCTCGTCCCGGAGATGGCGGCGCTCGGTCTGCTCGGGTCGAATCTGCACGGATTCGGGTGCGCCGGGCTGAACAATGTCGCGTACGGGCTCATCATGCAGGAGCTGGAGCGGGGCGACAGCGGCCTGCGGTCGTTCGTGTCCGTCCAGGGCGCCCTGTGCATGTACCCCATCCTGACGTTCGGCTCCGACGAGCAGAAGGAACGCTGGCTTCCGGCCATGGCCAGGGGTCAGGCCATCGGATGCTTCGGTCTGACCGAGTCGGACGCCGGTAGTGATCCGGCAGGCATGCGGACACGCGCCGCCCGCAAAGGCGATCGCTACGTGCTGAACGGCGCCAAGGCCTGGATCACCAATGGATCGATCGCCGACGTCGCCATCGTGTGGGCGAAGTGCGACGACGGGGCGATCCGCGGTTTCCTCGTGGAGCGAGGGACCTCAGGCTTCTCCACGCGGGACCACGGTGGGAAGTTCTCGCTCCGGGCCTCGGTGACCTCCGAGCTCGTGCTCCAGGATTGCGCCATCCCGGCCGCGTGCCTGCTGCCCGGCACGAACGGCCTCAAGTCCGCGCTGCAGTGCCTCAACCAGGCACGCTACGGCATCGCCTGGGGCGGCATCGGGTCGGCGCAGGCGGTGTTCGAGGAGGCCCTGACACACGCCAAGGAGCGTGTCGTCTTCGGGAAGCCGATCGCCGCCTTTCAGATCCAGCAGGAGAGGCTGGTGTGGATGGCCAGCGAGATCACCAAGGCGCAGCTCCTGGCGCTGCGTCTCGGCCGCCTGAAGGACGAGGCGAAAGTGACGCCCACCCAGATCTCCCTCGGGAAGCGGAACAACATCTGGGTCGCGCGCGAGTGCGCCCGCCTCGCGCGGGAGATCCTCGGCGCCAGCGGCATCACCGATGAGTACCAGGCCGGCCGGCACCTGTGCAACATCGAGTCGGTCTACACCTACGAGGGGACGCACGACATCCACACCCTCATCCTCGGCGAGGCCCTGACCGGGCATTCCGCTTTCACCTGA
- a CDS encoding lysophospholipid acyltransferase family protein, with the protein MYLLRLMIVIISTAVLASLGIVLCLLVPGGSALIPLARFWSWLILKTYGVRSRAVFHSEFSPDVPCIYVANHQSQFDIPALVVAMPTDFRIVAKRELLYIPIFGWALWLAGFIFIDRTDREKAIRRLGRTLRIIRRGVSVIVFAEGTRSPDGRLLPFKKGGFILALQAGVPVVPVSIRGGRDVLPKGSLRVRPGTIEVVFGAPVLTADYTLDTKDALIATVRERIGEGLARPPVSCCDRPPTSAAR; encoded by the coding sequence TTGTATCTTCTCAGGCTGATGATTGTGATCATCTCTACGGCTGTCCTCGCGAGCCTGGGGATCGTCCTCTGCCTGCTGGTGCCCGGAGGATCGGCCTTGATTCCCCTGGCCCGCTTTTGGTCCTGGCTGATCCTGAAGACCTATGGAGTTCGCAGCAGGGCGGTGTTTCACTCGGAGTTCTCCCCGGATGTCCCCTGCATTTACGTCGCGAATCACCAGAGCCAGTTCGACATTCCCGCTTTGGTCGTCGCCATGCCGACGGATTTTCGAATCGTGGCCAAGCGCGAGCTTCTCTATATCCCGATATTCGGCTGGGCCCTCTGGCTCGCGGGATTCATCTTCATCGATCGGACCGACCGCGAAAAGGCCATCCGCCGGCTGGGGAGGACGTTGCGCATCATTCGACGGGGCGTCTCGGTCATCGTGTTTGCCGAAGGGACGCGCAGCCCGGATGGTCGCCTGCTTCCCTTCAAGAAGGGTGGCTTCATCCTGGCCCTGCAGGCGGGTGTACCCGTGGTCCCGGTCTCGATTCGGGGCGGGCGCGATGTCCTTCCCAAGGGGAGTCTGCGCGTGAGACCGGGCACGATCGAGGTCGTCTTCGGCGCCCCCGTTCTCACCGCGGACTACACGCTCGACACCAAGGACGCTCTGATCGCCACGGTGCGCGAGCGCATCGGCGAGGGTCTCGCACGTCCGCCGGTCTCCTGTTGCGACAGGCCCCCGACGTCCGCGGCTCGATGA
- a CDS encoding glycosyltransferase encodes MNDLPVGEPGLPDRVRPLLIIVAYEAEPHLPELIGRLAQVEGMKERWFILLLDDSSGDRTSDRAKALFAEHGFSGWRVVRNDENQGYGGNQKVGYRYALKVGGFTHVALLHGDCQYPPEALPVMLGEAIKTGGDVVLASRMWSIRSARRGGMPLYKVVGNRVLTWIQNRLTGRRLKEYHTGMRMYSTDFLARVPFELNSDGFDFDTEILLQAFYLDAGASEIKIPTRYAGEVCRVPGMRYAWGVLRSSLDFWLQTHGMGCSLRFRDLQGRRTLYVDKTRFEGSAHEAALHCIRESRPQAVLDLGCGEGFVGARAKESFPHLRYDGADRAPLRPTACDRYWPCDLDRGLPPTNPFDYDMVLCLDVLEHLSEPETFLLRLRESRRGGKDTLFVFSTANVAFLSIRLGLLLGRFEYGDRGILDITHRRLMTRGSFKRLIRETGFVVERSQGTPVPLQLVFGDGRLTRWMTQLWRVLALLFPGPFSFQTVIVARARRAIPDVALTTEEQSASPTPERRVARGAGRR; translated from the coding sequence GTGAACGACCTGCCAGTCGGAGAGCCCGGCTTGCCGGACCGGGTGCGCCCGCTCCTGATCATCGTGGCCTACGAGGCCGAGCCGCACCTGCCCGAACTGATCGGGCGCCTGGCGCAGGTGGAGGGGATGAAGGAGCGCTGGTTCATCCTCTTGCTCGACGATTCGTCCGGCGATCGTACGAGCGATCGTGCGAAGGCGCTGTTTGCAGAACATGGGTTCTCCGGATGGCGGGTCGTCCGAAACGATGAGAATCAGGGCTACGGTGGAAACCAGAAGGTGGGCTACCGGTACGCCCTGAAGGTCGGCGGGTTCACTCATGTGGCTCTTCTGCACGGAGACTGTCAATATCCTCCGGAGGCCTTGCCCGTGATGCTGGGCGAGGCGATCAAGACCGGGGGGGACGTGGTGCTGGCCTCCCGCATGTGGAGCATCCGCTCCGCCCGTCGTGGAGGGATGCCGCTCTACAAGGTCGTCGGGAACCGCGTGCTGACGTGGATCCAGAACCGACTGACCGGCAGGCGCTTGAAGGAATATCACACCGGCATGCGAATGTATTCCACCGACTTTCTTGCACGGGTCCCTTTCGAGTTGAATTCCGACGGCTTCGATTTCGACACGGAGATCCTGCTCCAGGCTTTTTATCTCGACGCCGGGGCGAGCGAAATCAAGATCCCGACCCGATATGCCGGAGAGGTCTGCCGGGTTCCCGGGATGCGGTATGCCTGGGGGGTCCTGCGGAGCAGCCTCGATTTCTGGCTTCAGACCCACGGCATGGGCTGCTCGCTCAGGTTCCGTGACCTGCAGGGTCGCCGGACGCTGTACGTGGACAAGACGCGTTTCGAAGGCTCGGCCCACGAAGCGGCCCTGCACTGCATCCGGGAGTCCCGGCCGCAGGCTGTGCTGGACCTGGGCTGCGGTGAGGGCTTCGTCGGCGCGCGCGCGAAAGAGTCCTTCCCTCATCTCCGGTACGATGGAGCGGATCGGGCGCCGCTTCGTCCCACGGCGTGCGACAGGTACTGGCCCTGCGACCTCGATCGCGGCCTTCCGCCCACCAATCCATTCGACTACGACATGGTCCTGTGTCTCGACGTGCTCGAGCACCTCAGCGAGCCGGAGACCTTCCTGTTGCGCCTGCGCGAGTCCAGGAGGGGCGGCAAGGACACGCTCTTCGTGTTTTCGACGGCCAATGTGGCCTTTCTTTCGATCCGCCTCGGACTGCTGCTCGGACGCTTCGAGTACGGGGACCGGGGCATTCTCGATATCACGCACAGGCGCCTGATGACGCGCGGCTCGTTCAAGCGGCTCATCCGCGAAACGGGGTTCGTCGTCGAGAGAAGCCAGGGGACGCCCGTCCCGTTGCAGTTGGTCTTCGGGGACGGACGTCTGACCCGCTGGATGACCCAGTTGTGGAGGGTCCTGGCCCTGCTCTTCCCGGGTCCGTTCTCGTTCCAGACGGTGATCGTGGCGCGTGCCCGGCGCGCGATACCGGACGTCGCCCTGACGACGGAAGAGCAATCCGCGTCCCCGACTCCCGAAAGACGCGTGGCCCGGGGAGCCGGCCGGCGCTGA
- a CDS encoding glycosyltransferase family 4 protein has product MSEGAPLNVIYVQNGSGTGGTGFSLDVLLTHLDTGRFRSLVWTCNDGPMVRRWEERGARVVVHRMHLFEGLDPTFVLGAIERDPARWRRWGLQTLNAARAVAALPGEILFLRRLRAGHGVIVHVNSIVALTAGLSAGLLGLPVVWHVREILAQGFWARLARRIILHSASRIVAVSEAAAEPFQDADVPVQVIHNAVDLRGFDPTIDGASARHKLGLPLDAPVVGFVGKLFPSKGAFDLLRAMPLVLREIPSAHFLIVGGDDRPRTLSAQSTWKSRLRRLLGFGQAIDHLRLLRLEADRQGLGDRIRFLGSRHDVRSLLSAMDVVALPSHTESFGRTIIEAMAMARPVVSVAVEGILDLIRHDENGILIPPPPRAEDLAVAIVSLLNDRSRRGALGRAARISVVDRFAAERHARAIMAIYEELASGHIGRQVQMPRAY; this is encoded by the coding sequence GTGAGCGAGGGGGCTCCCCTCAACGTGATCTACGTGCAGAACGGCAGCGGCACGGGAGGGACTGGATTCAGCCTGGACGTCTTGCTCACGCATCTGGACACCGGCCGCTTTCGGTCGCTCGTCTGGACGTGCAACGACGGTCCCATGGTGCGGCGGTGGGAAGAGCGAGGAGCCCGGGTGGTTGTCCACCGGATGCATCTCTTCGAGGGTCTCGACCCCACCTTCGTGCTGGGCGCCATCGAACGCGATCCGGCACGCTGGCGCCGATGGGGCCTCCAGACCCTGAATGCCGCCAGGGCGGTCGCGGCCCTGCCGGGTGAAATCTTGTTCCTGCGTCGCCTCCGGGCCGGGCATGGGGTCATCGTGCATGTGAACTCGATCGTCGCGCTGACCGCCGGCCTTTCGGCGGGACTCCTCGGTCTGCCGGTCGTCTGGCACGTGCGCGAAATCCTCGCTCAGGGCTTCTGGGCGCGCCTGGCGCGCCGGATCATTCTTCACTCGGCCTCCCGCATCGTCGCCGTCTCCGAGGCAGCCGCCGAGCCCTTTCAAGACGCGGACGTTCCGGTGCAGGTCATCCACAACGCGGTCGATTTGAGAGGATTCGATCCGACCATCGACGGCGCCTCCGCCCGCCACAAACTGGGTCTCCCCTTGGATGCGCCCGTCGTCGGCTTCGTCGGAAAGCTGTTCCCGAGCAAGGGAGCCTTCGATCTGCTGCGGGCCATGCCGCTCGTGCTCAGGGAGATTCCCTCCGCGCACTTCCTGATCGTAGGGGGAGACGATCGTCCGCGGACCCTCTCGGCGCAATCAACCTGGAAGAGCAGACTCCGGCGGCTGCTCGGTTTCGGGCAGGCGATCGACCACCTGCGGCTCCTCCGCCTGGAGGCGGACCGTCAGGGTCTCGGCGATCGCATCCGTTTCCTCGGGTCGCGCCACGATGTGCGCTCGCTCCTGTCGGCCATGGACGTCGTCGCGCTGCCTTCGCACACGGAGTCGTTCGGCAGGACGATCATCGAGGCGATGGCCATGGCCAGACCGGTCGTGTCCGTCGCCGTCGAGGGAATCCTCGACCTCATCCGCCACGACGAGAACGGAATCCTGATCCCGCCTCCCCCGCGGGCGGAGGATCTGGCCGTTGCCATCGTTTCTCTCCTCAATGACCGTAGCCGTCGGGGGGCCTTGGGGCGGGCGGCACGTATCTCGGTCGTCGATCGGTTCGCGGCGGAGCGCCATGCGCGAGCAATCATGGCCATCTACGAGGAATTGGCGAGCGGCCACATCGGGCGCCAGGTCCAGATGCCACGGGCGTACTGA